From a single Rutidosis leptorrhynchoides isolate AG116_Rl617_1_P2 chromosome 5, CSIRO_AGI_Rlap_v1, whole genome shotgun sequence genomic region:
- the LOC139847624 gene encoding 3-dehydrosphinganine reductase TSC10B-like: MADADHSYLALIILLPIILLILLKLIVRPRPTNIPIKSRHVFITGGSSGIGLAVARQAVSEGARVTILARNLEKLQEAKASIRLSTGIDVDIVSADVCDYDAVKNAVENAGVIDVLVCNQGVFVAHEIENQEIREIKEMIDVNLIGTFNLVKAALPGMKKRTDRKPVSIACMSSQAGQVGIYGYTSYSACKFGLRGLAEALQQEVIADDIHVSLIFPPDTDTPGFAQENKRKPRLTSIIAASSGAMQPDEVAKIALNGIKSGSFFVPCNFEGYLLSIATAGLSPQRSYIMAFVEVIFAGLLRIAGLCFQWTWYGSIEK; the protein is encoded by the exons ATGGCGGACGCCGATCACTCATATCTCGCACTCATAATACTCCTTCCAATCATCCTTCTAATATTGCTCAAACTCATCGTCCGTCCACGGCCGACTAATATCCCAATCAAATCACGCCACGTGTTCATCACCGGCGGATCTAGTGGCATCGGTTTAGCCGTAGCTCGTCAAGCCGTATCAGAAGGTGCACGCGTCACTATTTTAGCTCGTAACTTGGAGAAATTACAAGAAGCTAAAGCTTCGATACGTTTATCTACTGGTATAGATGTTGATATTGTTAGTGCTGATGTGTGCGATTATGATGCTGTTAAGAATGCGGTTGAGAATGCAGGTGTGATTGATGTTTTGGTGTGTAATCAAGGTGTGTTTGTTGCTCATGAGATTGAGAATCAGGAGATTCGTGAGATTAAAGAGATGATTGATGTGAATTTGATTGGGACATTCAATTTGGTGAAAGCTGCGTTGCCTGGAATGAAGAAACGCACTGATCGGAAACCGGTTTCGATTGCTTGTATGTCATCTCAGGCCGGTCAG GTGGGAATATATGGTTATACATCTTATTCGGCTTGTAAGTTTGGTCTAAGGGGTTTAGCAGAAGCACTGCAACAAGAAGTTATTGCTGATGACATTCACGTTTCACTTATTTTCCCACCGGACACAGATACACCTGGTTTTGCACAAG AGAACAAGAGGAAGCCACGGTTGACAAGCATTATAGCAGCATCATCTGGTGCAATGCAACCTGATGAGGTGGCAAAGATAGCATTGAATGGCATTAAATCTGGATCTTTCTTTGTGCCCTGCAACTTTGAAGGATACTTGTTGTCCATTGCAACTGCTGGTCTCTCTCCTCAAAGATCATACATCATGGCGTTTGTTGAGGTTATTTTTGCTGGTTTATTACGTATTGCTGGATTGTGTTTTCAGTGGACTTGGTATGGAAGCATTGAGAAGTAG